The region ttatctttaatattgAAGGAGAAGAAATTACATTGTATTTCATACTTTTCTGTAGCAAAAACAGAGACCCGCCAGAATCAAATGCatgataaaatataagtaaattgAAAAGAATAGCATCAGGTAAAGCTGAAAAAAGGAATATAGGAAAAGAAACTGATGATAACAATCAACTCCTATAGCCTATAAATTGAGCTCGACTCTGCAAACATGCAAAAAATACATGAAGAACATGCTCAGACACAATCACATCCCAAAAAAAGATAAACCTTCCGCAGCTTTATTCAAAAGTTAAGACGGACGTTTAGTAAGAGAACCACCTTTTTCACACTGTAGTACCTTCGGATCAAGCGGGATACTGCCAACTCTTAAAAAACCAGAAGATTCAGCTCCATTAACTTTAATAGGCACTGATCCTACTGTAACAATACCAGCTGGACCAGTACTAGCAACCGTAGTACCAGAAAAGGAGGGCTTGGGTTCAGCCTGCTTTGTATTAATACTGAGAGAACCGATCTTCAAACCAGATGAAATATCATCTCCCGAGTtggttattattttatcagaAGTCCCACACCCAGTAATTACATTCGCAACACCAGTATTTGAAAAAGCCTTCTCTGTGGAAGATGGATCAGTTTTCTTCATGATGCTGTAAACGATCTGCTTCTTGGTCTTCTCTCCTATACTTGGAGGTAGCTCGACAAGAGGATCAAGTTTGCGGGCAGGAACAGGTACTAAGTACGGACTCTCAAAATTTCTAAATACAAGTCTCCCTTTCTCTTCCTGCATAATTCTCTGACGATTCTCGTAATACAAAAAGTCATCAAGTATTGATGTCTTCGATGAGTGATCTTTAAATATCTTCAACATCTCGAGACCTTGCTTGAATAAAATCTGaaggaaatgaaaaaaataatagaagtAAATAGCTGCAATAACGTATCAAGGTCATAAATCTAAAGGCATCAGAAGTTGATAATTGCATGTATCAAAGAATTTGAAAGATAATCAGGCATCACAGCAAGTGcagatatataattaaatctGAAAATACCTCTTGAGTGTCTCTGCTATTAGTAACTGGCTTATTCTCATTATTCTCCAAGATAATGTGTCTAAAGCTTGAATTTGAAACATCTTTAATAAAATGCCACTTGACTGGGAAGCTACCACTCCATTTATCTTGCTGCCAAAAATCCATGTCCTTTAGAAAGTCAACCGGCCCAATCATCTCTGCAACACCACAGAATTGACCACTTGCATTGACCTAAAAAAAAAGACATCCAGAGCGATACAAagggtataaataaaaattctggTAGAAACTCTAATTAGATAATAGAAGAAttggattaaataaaaaaagaagctGCTTAATATATAACTCACAGAAAAGAACAGAAAGATAGGACAGGGCCGATGTTCTCGGGCAACTATTTTTTGTGCATCCTCATAGGCACTCTGCAGCTTCTTATTTCCATGGGGTGTAGATGACCAAACGTTATACTTGATGCTCTTGTGGATATCATCTTCGCTATATGACTTAATTACAGAATATTTTGCATCAATATAATCAAGCGGGAAATCATCTTTGTTAAACTGATCAGTGTATATAATCATGTTTCCTTGTGCATTAGGATCTCCCACTTTGTCTGTGAAGGCTTTAACAACCAGTTGATTCTTTGGTTTATTTATTCTAGGTCCACGATTCTGGTCGCCCAAAGCATCCGATCGACCATTCACATCATGGAAAGTTCCGCCGACATGAATCTTAGACTGCAGCTTATCCACACTAGTGTCTCCAAGAGCACTTGATCCAAATTCAGAAAAGCCATTATTGGCAGGGACTGGAACTTTTAATTGGCTAGAATAAGAGAGAACTTTCTCATTCGAAAATTTATCCACTGGAATTGAAACAGAAGCGCCTCTGccctgaaaaaaataaaatagataatttaagTTTCATCATTTCGCAAGACATATCTCCAACAACTAGATTGTTGTTGCAAGATAACCTGGAGATGGATACCCATCCCAGCATGTGTAGCTCGGATGCCGGCTATACATCCTTGCACAACTCTCAGGACCACAGGACAGCAAAAGTGCAACTCATAAATGATTCGATGCTTATAATAGACAAGAATATTTTCTGAAGAACTCTTAATCAAGCAAAAAAGTAAACTTACCTCAAGCATACGTGATGAGGCTGTAGTTGGAAAACTACCAGAAGAAACACTTCCATGTGTTAAAGATTGCTTGCTAGTTCCACCATTAAATTTTGGGCCTTCTGACATCTTGGACAATGAATTAGTCTGATTTAAAACAGATTTAGTTTGGTTCTTGGGAAAAGCTGCAGAAGATGAACCATGATTGTGTTTTAAACCTCTTGCACTGGGTCTACTATTGTATGCTGCACTAGAATCTAGCAAGGGGTCTGTATAATAGCTTGGGATGAAATCTGGTTGAACAACAACAGGGACATAGCCTGGTAAAGACACAGGGTCCTGATAAGGTGTGACGGGGTAATACTGTTGTGCTCCTATATATGAACCATCAATGCCTAACATGGCACCAGGAATATAAGGGTTGTATGGGTTATAGGGTGACTCTGCATATCCATAGCTAGGAGTATAATATACAAAAGGCAAATTTTCAGTTTGTGCACCCTGAAAAAAAACAGCGCATAACATTAAGAAGTGCAAATAATGATTAGAGAACATGAcataataagaaaaattaatataaacagCAAGAAGGTTTGCATCAACTCACCGCATATTGGAATTCAGGACCATCTGCACCAAAAATCCTACGTTGGTCCTCCCATTCGCTAGGTGATTCAAATCCTAAAGAAAGTCAATCAGCACATCACATAAGTGAGAAAGTCCGAAGCAGCAGCTAAAGGAATTACACAGGATAAGCTGCAAAATTACCTGTACAATAGTATCCATAATTATTGGCAGTAGGGTAATGTATGCCCTGATCAACAAAATACTCAGGGGCGCCTTCGTTATACATAGCTTCAATTTGTTCAAGCACCGGACTCGTCAAATAAGGGTTTTCGGAACCTTGAGTCTAAAGAGCACAAATTACATAAACAAATGCTAATCAGAACACAGTATAACCAGAATCAATAAAACAGTAAACCAGCTTCACAAGAAGATTGAAAAATAATTCTAAAGCTTCAACTAGGACAGATTGTAAATCATAAATACCATATAGTTGTTAGTAAAATTTGCATGTCCAGAACTAGTATAATACATATCCATTCCAGACCTGCCACTCCTGAAatagtaaataaacaaaaaaattaacttaaacaCAGAATCATGCAGCCATAAATCATTTATTCAGACGAATCAAAACATAAAAGTAATCAATAACAAAACCCTAAAACCAAAACATTAGAAATCAGTAACAAAAAAATCATAGAAAGTCAACACAACACAACacaacaaaatcaaacaaacaataataataattaaacaacTCCTCAACCCATAAGTACATAGTAGAAGAATCAAATCcccaaatcaattaatttttttccagcTCAAGAAACGGATTGAATACACAAcaaaaagcataaaaaaataaaagaaaaggaattACGAATCTAAAAGAAACGAAGCACGCAAAGGATAtgcaaataaaaagaaaaggaataaaaaaaaataaaaaaaataccagaGCAGAATCAAGCCATGATGCTTAACCTAGAACAAGGAcctaattgaaaattaatagtAAGAACAATGAATTTACGAACAGACGAATAGAATTTAGTggtcaacatttggattagtttagtaatccatgaataaaaattcaaaaccctAACCCCAAAACAAGAAAGAAACGCGAATAGGAAAAATGAAAAGAGAGGAAAAAGGCGGTTCTTTTTTTTTCCTGTTAaacgaaattttattttttagggaATGGATTTATGaatgtataaataatcccaaaatGACCCTGCTGGCTGTTTGGTTTTCATTCGTTTTTATACATTGGGACTGCCAACTACAACTAGAAGGTTCGTGGGGAAGTTGAAAGGACaacgaatttttttttctattaaacgACGTCGATTTGATGGAATACAATTTTTTGAAATGAATGGAATACTTGGTTAGTAAGTAAGGTTCAGGTCAAAATACATAGGGCATATTGAAAGAAGTCCATAACGTCTTGGCCCATATATCAATGCAACAACTTATCTCTATATAttattcaagaaaaaaaattatcccaTATTTATGAACACTCAATGATTAAAGGGCTTCTTACTCAAATAACCAACATTCatgtttgatttacttttataccaacacatatttgacattttaaaactacCATGTAAGGgagaaattattacttttataccatccatataaatagaaccctaataacacaaatcttcataattacaattattttctctctcctcaaatttctctctcctttctctTTCAATTCACCTTTCACACAAATTTCAGATTTGTTCTTCGCACcaatccgcctccgccgttccgtttTTGCTGTTCCATCTTCGTCGTTTCGCCTCCGTCGTTCCACCTTTatctcgccgcgccatctttcttttctctttttgattttagatcaGAAATTtgctgttctttttttttattttcagatctgtaatttatttatttttttactgttgttttcaaccattaaacatgtataaagattatctttaaagaatgtaatacttatttcatgtaatgtagaataattttgtgattttatggaataaaattctgttatttctgcatttttcttgtgtttctgcgttttttttaattcagcagaacgatttgtagatgatgattgattgctgaattattgtaatgttacagtgttgttgactttatgttgactttatgttgatatcaactgattttttttatttttacattgacaactaagataacattgtctgtgaaataaactaaaaaaattaaattaaattaaattgagactagataatgatatggtagTATCGGGGAAGAAGACATATAATGATGTtgcattattgtaatgttacaatgttgatatggtgttgattttcggttgatattttgttgattttagcatcggtgaagaagacaataatgatgttaaattattgtaatgttataatgttgatcttatgttgatatagtgttgacatggtgttgattttggtataggtaaaaaatataaataatgattctgaattattattatattacaaatttgaatttatgttgatattatattgattttgtgttggtattttagattgaaaaaataatttattaatctttgattaatttaatgttgattttatattgatatatataaaaaataaaatatatgataaataataaattttgattaattattagcaaaataaaggtaaataaatattaaaaataaaaattagtattaaaaagatttataaaattaatactatccagtttattaaatgttgttgatattatgttgatattgtgttgatattaaaactgacaaaaatgtcaacaataaataatgtacacatgttgattttatattgattttgtgttgattttgagttgatatttgattaattttaatgacaaatagtatacacatgttgattttgtgttgatcttcaattaattttagggatatgtgcatgttaattttaggttgattttaggttgacatcgagttgattttgcgttgattttgattaatatagcttaaataattttacatcaataaaattcaacattgattttataataaagtttgtatgtagaacataatataaggagcaaaaaaaaccaaccaaatttcaaaaatgccgaaatgaatttagtatattctaataaaataacacTCAAGAAAATGAAAGTTATATAAAAATGGCTGAATACCAATAACATATGTTTATGTAGGGAATTTCAGAACGTTTACCGAGAAAAAAACACAAAGAGATCACTCATTCAAACAAATATGTGCACTCCACATTCCATCCTGCTGCTTTTCAAATAAACATCTATTCCGCAAACTTACAGGAggcatttatttcataaacaatattatcttgtttgtcaatgttaaaataaaaaatattagttgatatcaacataatatcaacataaagtcaacataaaatcaacaacactctAACATTACagtaattcagcaatcaatcatcatctacaaatcgttctgcagaataaaaaaacgcagaaatacaacaaaacacaaaaaaatgcagagttaacagaattttattacataaaatcacaaaattattctacatatcatgaaataagtatgaaattctttaaaaatactctttatacatgttaaatggtgaataaacagtaaaagataaacaaattacagatctgaaaatgaaaacataaagaacaaaaaatttcagatctaaaatcaaaaagagaaaagaaagatggcgcggcgacAAAAGTGGAACGACGGAGGCGAAACGACGGAGATGGAACAGCAAaaacggaacggcggaggcggaatgGCGGAGATAATGAAGAAGATAACTGAAATGTATGAGATAATGGAGATGAAAACTTAAACGAATGTGATAATGGAAGAAAGCGAGTAAGAACATGGAGCACCAGAACTTTGATCGCAGAGATCGTGGAGGAGCAGAACGAGAATcacggagaagaagaagaagaaaccgccaaaatcaaaggaaaaaagaaaaaacggtAAGAAAGTTATAATTCAAAGCAATTAGGTTATAATTCTTATTTTGGGTGGTGTGAAAAGTAAACAATAAGTTGGGTCAGTATAAAAGTAAACCTGGCCCAAATTTAAGTATATTGGGTAATTAGCCCAtgattaaataagaataaatagcATGTGAAGGCTTGGCCTAATGGCCGAGTCCTTCCATTACATGAGATCGAGGGTTCGCTCCTCAGACCGTAAAATAGGTCTAtctctgataaaaaaatatatataattaaataaagtaaaatttaataatcatatatattCTAAAGTATCTATAGTATATAATCTTATAAGCTATAACTGATATTTAGGATGAGAATTTAGTTCGGTTCAATGTGGtggtaaaaataataaaataacgatttttataaaaataaatattaaattagactTAAAAAGTATTATTCCATtacattcatttttatttttcatgaaatactttttttctaaatttgaaagacaataaataaataaaactaaaagatattaaatttataaatcaaatataaaaaaatatgtattatatataatcggtttttgttttcaaattacATACCAAggtaaattaaagaaaaaaccAAGCAGGCTATTTTCGATTTAGTTCGGTGGGTTTGGTTACATGCACACCCCTGCCTATAGCAAGCTTGACGAGGGAACGCATATTATTACAATAATAATGCCCGAGTCTAAAACATGAAGAATTAGAAATGTGTTGCATGAATAGCTAGCAGAGAAATTAATGCACATGAGTTGAATTCCTTTGCAACTGGTTTTTCTAATTACAAAAACATTGTACAAAGAATTGCACTAATGACTAAACAAATAGATATCATATCTTGACTAGTTGAGTAAGAAAGTATATGAGCACTTAACCAGTTTTTCCTAGATTAGAACAAGCTTTTGGTTCTGCTGTTCTTGGACTAAACGGTCCTCTTCCTCCTTGCCGAGGACTCAGCTCTCCTCGCAGCTCACTAACTCGGGGGCTAATCACCTTATCTGAGAAACTATTACTGTTCTTTAGTTCTTTTGATGGTGTGCTCGTACCACTTGAGCGTATGCTTTTTATCTCTCCCCTGCTTCGTGTCATCATTCCCTCTAAAATTTCTCCATCATCTGCAAATGAGGCTGATCTACTCATCACTCTTTCCTGCTATCAAACAATACCAACTAAGTGAAATGagcttatattatgcaatgtaaCAAGCTTGAACTTTATGGTGCTCGATATTGAAgtttatatagatatatttgATGAGAATTGAGTTTGGTTAGGGATTTAATTGTGCTAATGTTTCTCGAGCAGTGCCTAAATGAGCATACATATAAGCTGGCTTCAAGTCTCGATGATTACATGAAATGGTGACAATTAGAATTGACTTCATGCATGCTTGAATGCAAGCATGTATACTagtaaaaaaagaaaacttaCAGATGGTAGATTGAATGATAAAGCTGGAGCTTCTTCATATTCTGCAGCATCCAGATCCTGAAGATGAGCTCCTTTGAAAAACTTAGGCAAAATGTATTGTCTTACAGGTACCAAAAGCATGATCATTAAAGGGAAAAGAACCCCAGCAATTGGAATCCATGTAATCCCAAAACAGACTAGCAGGTAAGCTGTTTGAAAAACTGTAAATATTGCAATTGTCTTGAAAGGCACTGTTTCCACAAAACTGGCATGGTATTCCTCCAGCACtctgaaaaagtgaaacatgATCACTGAATTAGTATCAGCACACCCGTTACAAGGTAAGAGAAAGACGATAAAAGAAACCAGTGGGCTACTTGTATCTTCTGCTTGGAGCGGTGAATAGCAACAAGATCCGCTCCCAGAATTGGTTTCCAGGTAAACTCTCAATGGCCATGAAAGCAAAATAACCCCAGAGAACTGAGGTTGGTATCCTTTTTATCAAAGGCATGGCCGCAACGCATCCTCCTACGAATATAGACTGAAGCAAGTTACTAAGACGCTGTTCTTTGACTTCAACAGgtaataaatcatcaatttccTTGTCAACATCAAACATTGTCTCATCAACCGGGGCATCAGCATTGCCCACGCTTGCCATCTGAATTGTTGACTCCCTTAATTCCTTCAATCCCTGCTCATTCAGCAAGTCTAAACAAGGTTACTCAGTCATTAGCTTCATATTAATAAAACTAAGGAGAAAATTACTGAAGAATTCAGTGCAGAAACAAAAAAGATCGAGAGCTGTAATCCTAGACACAAATAGACAGGCATAAAACAATCTTTAAACCTATCATTGTAGACACACCATTGGCTTCTTGTCCTAAGTGACTGGCTCAGTCAATTTTATCAACCAAACAGTGCCCTTCTTATATTGCAGCCTAACTAAGAGAACAAATTAGAAGTCAATATACCAGAGCAGAAGGTTCTTGATAGATCAATGGAGATTGCATCTGTTGATAGGCTTCTTGCATGCTCTCATACACTTCTACCAAGCTTGAATTCTTACTCATACATTTGCGTGCTGCTGCCACAAGGCGATTACGAAGCAGCTGCACCACGAGTCAAAATTGATGTAAAATAACTAATACGTATGGGGAAATCCATATATCCTTACATTTGACTAGACATGCTTCAATTTTCCTTTTAGATAAAATTCCATTGTGAACACAAAGTTTCAATGTCAACAAACAGAGAAGTTGAGAAGTGGAACTCAAcacgggtttttttttttattattaaagagTACAAATGCCCTGAGTTGATTTGCATACTTGGTGCTTTAGTGTAGCCAGGCTTTTGGTATGCATGGGAGACTGTGGAATAACACCATTTGAGGGAGGGATCCCAAGAAGACCGCACATTATAACCTGCCATACCATTGGgaaattatagaaatttaacaataccatatttttctttttttacagATAAAAGGAGAGGTGTGAAATAATGGACTTTTGTTTACCATGAATCCTAAAAGTAGTAAATCGTAATGGAATGAAGGTGGTTTTCTCAAGTTAAATTCTTTCTGCTGAGCAAGCTGAGATGCCACACTATGGTCAAAATAATAGAGCACTGCAGTCATTGTTGCTGGAATGAAAGctccaattatataaataaccGGAACATTTAGCATATCCTGTCAATTTTAGCGCATAAGCCATTAATACAATATCATTATCCGAGACAGGATAGTTGAAATTATGGAAGGGGacaaataatcttttaatcgtGAACCGTACCTTCATCACAGTCCAGTTCTTATAGGCACCTGTTGACCATGGATTTGGACTGAAAAGACGCCTTGGGATTCCTTCTGGAGTACTACCTGATGTAATATAGGATACAGCAGTCCAAACCAACACCATCAAAGGCACACCATAATCTGCTATGAAGCCTCGAAGTGACCCTATGAGAAAGTAATAACaacaataaatacaaatgtAAGGAATGATTTTTAGTCTTTGGCTACTTGAGATGTAGAAATATTGTGCAACAAAAAGTTTTACACAAGTTTTATACACTGACCTGAACCATAGCGCCACGACCTTGCTTTTCTGCTTCTTAAAGCAGTCAACAGAAGGCCAAATGAGAGAACCAATGCAAACATCCCATTTGCAAATCTCCAAGAGGGTTTAAACTGAATCAACTTGGGATTTTCTCTTTCGGGTATGTGAAATTCATTAACAAGTCCCTAGTCAAACCATATTAGCAAAAACTCCTTTCATTAGCGAGTTTGACATAAGAATGAAAAGAAAGGAACCAGGCTCGTTTTCTTACTTTGATAGCTTCCTGCATGAAAAGCATGGCGATCAAAAGCCCGAACAACTCGCCCGTGAGACGTGTAAACCTATTGATGATGGAGCATGCTCCTAAGATAGCAAGTAGAAACAACAAGAGAGCTGTCCACAAACATACCCTGCTCATCCACATAGCCATTAAAGcgaaacataaattttaatttgtgaaTAAAGGTAAGATCTTGAGGCTAAAACTGATAATAAAATGAGATTTCATAGCAGAAATTATCCATTTTTACCATCCAGTCCATGCCAGGAAGAGCTTTGATCCCAAATCAGGTCTACTTTTAGCAAAGTTGAACATAAATGTGTACATAATCACAGTTGGTTCTGCAACTCCAAGGATCAGCAAAGGCTGACCTCCTATAATAGAGTGCACAATACCACACAATGCAGTGGAAGCCAAAGTCTGAACAGCCGTGAGAACACCATCTGTCAAGCAAATACAGACAAATGAATATCATTAGCAATCTTCCACATATTTAGAAGGCTCTCAATAAAGAACTAAGAGTG is a window of Mercurialis annua linkage group LG2, ddMerAnnu1.2, whole genome shotgun sequence DNA encoding:
- the LOC126667720 gene encoding YTH domain-containing protein ECT4-like, which translates into the protein MDMYYTSSGHANFTNNYMTQGSENPYLTSPVLEQIEAMYNEGAPEYFVDQGIHYPTANNYGYYCTGFESPSEWEDQRRIFGADGPEFQYAGAQTENLPFVYYTPSYGYAESPYNPYNPYIPGAMLGIDGSYIGAQQYYPVTPYQDPVSLPGYVPVVVQPDFIPSYYTDPLLDSSAAYNSRPSARGLKHNHGSSSAAFPKNQTKSVLNQTNSLSKMSEGPKFNGGTSKQSLTHGSVSSGSFPTTASSRMLEGRGASVSIPVDKFSNEKVLSYSSQLKVPVPANNGFSEFGSSALGDTSVDKLQSKIHVGGTFHDVNGRSDALGDQNRGPRINKPKNQLVVKAFTDKVGDPNAQGNMIIYTDQFNKDDFPLDYIDAKYSVIKSYSEDDIHKSIKYNVWSSTPHGNKKLQSAYEDAQKIVAREHRPCPIFLFFSVNASGQFCGVAEMIGPVDFLKDMDFWQQDKWSGSFPVKWHFIKDVSNSSFRHIILENNENKPVTNSRDTQEILFKQGLEMLKIFKDHSSKTSILDDFLYYENRQRIMQEEKGRLVFRNFESPYLVPVPARKLDPLVELPPSIGEKTKKQIVYSIMKKTDPSSTEKAFSNTGVANVITGCGTSDKIITNSGDDISSGLKIGSLSINTKQAEPKPSFSGTTVASTGPAGIVTVGSVPIKVNGAESSGFLRVGSIPLDPKVLQCEKGGSLTKRPS
- the LOC126669640 gene encoding boron transporter 1-like isoform X2; translated protein: MEESFVPFRGIKNDVKQRLACYKQDWTGGLEAGFRILAPTMYIFFASAIPVISFGEQLDRETDGVLTAVQTLASTALCGIVHSIIGGQPLLILGVAEPTVIMYTFMFNFAKSRPDLGSKLFLAWTGWVCLWTALLLFLLAILGACSIINRFTRLTGELFGLLIAMLFMQEAIKGLVNEFHIPERENPKLIQFKPSWRFANGMFALVLSFGLLLTALRSRKARSWRYGSGSLRGFIADYGVPLMVLVWTAVSYITSGSTPEGIPRRLFSPNPWSTGAYKNWTVMKDMLNVPVIYIIGAFIPATMTAVLYYFDHSVASQLAQQKEFNLRKPPSFHYDLLLLGFMVIMCGLLGIPPSNGVIPQSPMHTKSLATLKHQLLRNRLVAAARKCMSKNSSLVEVYESMQEAYQQMQSPLIYQEPSALGLKELRESTIQMASVGNADAPVDETMFDVDKEIDDLLPVEVKEQRLSNLLQSIFVGGCVAAMPLIKRIPTSVLWGYFAFMAIESLPGNQFWERILLLFTAPSRRYKVLEEYHASFVETVPFKTIAIFTVFQTAYLLVCFGITWIPIAGVLFPLMIMLLVPVRQYILPKFFKGAHLQDLDAAEYEEAPALSFNLPSERVMSRSASFADDGEILEGMMTRSRGEIKSIRSSGTSTPSKELKNSNSFSDKVISPRVSELRGELSPRQGGRGPFSPRTAEPKACSNLGKTG
- the LOC126669640 gene encoding probable boron transporter 2 isoform X1, which gives rise to MEESFVPFRGIKNDVKQRLACYKQDWTGGLEAGFRILAPTMYIFFASAIPVISFGEQLDRETDGVLTAVQTLASTALCGIVHSIIGGQPLLILGVAEPTVIMYTFMFNFAKSRPDLGSKLFLAWTGWVCLWTALLLFLLAILGACSIINRFTRLTGELFGLLIAMLFMQEAIKGLVNEFHIPERENPKLIQFKPSWRFANGMFALVLSFGLLLTALRSRKARSWRYGSGSLRGFIADYGVPLMVLVWTAVSYITSGSTPEGIPRRLFSPNPWSTGAYKNWTVMKDMLNVPVIYIIGAFIPATMTAVLYYFDHSVASQLAQQKEFNLRKPPSFHYDLLLLGFMVIMCGLLGIPPSNGVIPQSPMHTKSLATLKHQLLRNRLVAAARKCMSKNSSLVEVYESMQEAYQQMQSPLIYQEPSALGLKELRESTIQMASVGNADAPVDETMFDVDKEIDDLLPVEVKEQRLSNLLQSIFVGGCVAAMPLIKRIPTSVLWGYFAFMAIESLPGNQFWERILLLFTAPSRRYKVLEEYHASFVETVPFKTIAIFTVFQTAYLLVCFGITWIPIAGVLFPLMIMLLVPVRQYILPKFFKGAHLQDLDAAEYEEAPALSFNLPSQERVMSRSASFADDGEILEGMMTRSRGEIKSIRSSGTSTPSKELKNSNSFSDKVISPRVSELRGELSPRQGGRGPFSPRTAEPKACSNLGKTG